In the genome of Blastopirellula marina, one region contains:
- a CDS encoding 2-oxoacid:ferredoxin oxidoreductase subunit beta, with amino-acid sequence MASAELPVLKPADYGTDQDVRWCPGCGDYSILAQMKKVMSNLNMSREDTVFVSGIGCSSRFPYYMNTYGMHSVHGRAPAFATGLKSSRQDLTVFVITGDGDALSIGGNHLMHVLRRNVNLNIILFNNRIYGLTKGQYSPTSEKGKVTKSTPMGAIDNPIHPLSVAISCEATFVARSIDVHIKHLAQTLERAVAHKGVSFVEVYQNCNVFNDGAYKWATDKDTKMETVLELEHGKPLIFGKDRDKGIRLHGMTPEVVELGKGISEDDLLFHDEKTADPTLAYLLTRMSHPEFPEPIGVLRDIDAPCYDDAINYQVSQAKETRGEASLDKLFNSGDTWVVE; translated from the coding sequence ATGGCATCCGCAGAATTGCCCGTTTTGAAGCCCGCGGACTACGGCACCGATCAGGACGTGCGTTGGTGCCCCGGCTGCGGTGACTATTCGATTTTGGCCCAGATGAAGAAGGTCATGTCGAACCTCAACATGAGCCGCGAAGACACCGTCTTTGTCAGCGGTATCGGTTGCAGTAGTCGTTTTCCGTACTACATGAACACCTACGGCATGCACAGCGTGCACGGTCGTGCCCCGGCATTTGCAACCGGTCTGAAGTCTTCGCGACAAGATCTGACCGTTTTCGTGATAACTGGTGACGGCGACGCGTTGTCGATCGGTGGTAACCATCTGATGCACGTGCTGCGTCGTAATGTCAATCTGAACATCATTTTGTTCAACAACCGGATTTACGGACTGACGAAGGGGCAGTACTCGCCAACGTCTGAAAAGGGCAAGGTTACCAAGAGTACGCCGATGGGGGCGATCGATAATCCGATTCATCCGTTGTCGGTGGCGATTTCGTGCGAAGCGACCTTTGTTGCTCGTTCGATTGACGTGCACATCAAGCACTTGGCCCAAACTCTGGAACGTGCTGTCGCCCATAAGGGAGTTTCGTTCGTCGAGGTTTACCAAAACTGCAACGTATTCAACGACGGTGCTTACAAGTGGGCGACCGATAAAGACACGAAGATGGAAACCGTGCTCGAGCTTGAACATGGCAAACCGCTCATCTTCGGGAAAGATCGCGACAAGGGAATCCGCCTGCATGGAATGACCCCTGAAGTAGTCGAATTGGGCAAGGGTATCAGTGAAGACGATCTGCTGTTCCACGACGAAAAGACCGCCGACCCGACACTAGCCTACCTGTTAACGCGGATGTCGCATCCTGAATTCCCTGAGCCGATCGGCGTACTGCGTGATATCGACGCCCCTTGCTATGACGACGCGATCAACTATCAAGTTAGCCAAGCCAAGGAAACCCGCGGCGAGGCCAGCTTGGATAAGTTATTCAACTCAGGCGATACCTGGGTCGTCGAATAA
- a CDS encoding thiol-disulfide oxidoreductase DCC family protein has translation MSTKTQQKGTSSGLPKPGQRPGSDVVIYDGDCVICTGGVKILYHLDWFKKLSYLSLHDDRVSEVAPDLSFEQMMEEMWVIDNQARKYSGAEAFRYLTRRLVLLWPAMPLLHIPGSLPFWKWLYQKVASARYRFGKMSGEDCGDACQVHFGPPKNDNNAG, from the coding sequence ATGAGTACGAAAACGCAGCAGAAGGGAACCTCAAGCGGTCTGCCCAAGCCAGGGCAGCGGCCAGGCAGCGATGTCGTGATCTACGATGGTGATTGCGTAATCTGTACCGGTGGGGTGAAGATTCTTTATCACTTGGATTGGTTTAAGAAACTCTCCTATCTCTCGCTTCATGACGATCGTGTCTCTGAAGTCGCCCCTGATCTTTCTTTCGAACAAATGATGGAGGAGATGTGGGTGATCGATAACCAGGCCCGAAAATATAGTGGAGCAGAGGCATTTCGCTATCTGACGCGTCGACTCGTGTTATTGTGGCCAGCCATGCCGCTACTTCACATTCCTGGATCGCTTCCTTTCTGGAAATGGCTCTACCAGAAAGTAGCTTCCGCGCGGTATCGTTTCGGTAAGATGTCCGGCGAAGACTGCGGCGATGCCTGCCAAGTTCATTTCGGTCCACCGAAAAACGATAATAACGCCGGCTAA
- a CDS encoding ABC transporter ATP-binding protein, with amino-acid sequence MNYLLLAIRHCVTKYRWSIIGSLICSLLVGVLWGANIGAVYPFAEVIFKGQSLHEWAQTETANCKEKIAEVQADIADFDQQIAAAQDPGKISKLKSSRDFADTELKGWESKLGNVEKSKPYIDAYAPHGPFNTLLALVAFLLIGTVLKGIFLSLSMMLVARATQLTTLDLKQQLFKKLLDVRLGKTHISTGDSTSRMNGDVASIGGSLEILFGKTVREPIKMIACLAGAAYINWRLLILSLLIAPAAAFVLYRLARTIKNLNLSQIMINARITGFFIQIMHGYYVVKAYGTEEYEQARFEAKSRQAYWEQVKIRFFNSMVRVNNEVLGLGMVCLSLIAGGYLVLNQETHIFGIPLADKPMELGSILAFYALLVGCTDPLRKLGDVFGAIQAGIASAELVYPLLQMEMPIEDPKDPVPMSSVGRDITLKDVEFCYTENTPVLKKLNLNIAHGEAIAIVGPNGCGKSTIINLLMRFYDPDSGQVLLGGTDLRQFAQHDLRSKIALVTQSTVLFDESIRENIRYGSMDATDEQVLEASKLAYVDQFVQTHMSNGYDTMCGDRGTSLSGGQRQRISIARALLRNPDIIIMDEATSQIDMESERLIHDSLKNCIAGRTAILITHRASTLKLASRIVVMNHGQIEATGTHEQLIETSKTYRRLYVEDDSEAATNRQSKKSAA; translated from the coding sequence ATGAACTACCTGCTGCTCGCGATACGCCACTGTGTTACCAAGTACCGCTGGTCGATCATTGGTTCGCTGATTTGCTCCCTGTTGGTGGGTGTCTTGTGGGGAGCCAATATCGGTGCCGTCTATCCGTTTGCAGAAGTCATCTTTAAAGGGCAAAGTCTGCACGAATGGGCGCAAACCGAAACAGCCAACTGCAAGGAAAAGATCGCCGAAGTCCAAGCGGACATCGCTGATTTCGATCAACAGATTGCTGCCGCCCAAGATCCAGGCAAAATCTCCAAGCTGAAATCGTCACGTGATTTCGCTGACACCGAATTGAAGGGCTGGGAATCCAAGCTAGGGAACGTCGAAAAATCGAAGCCGTACATCGATGCTTACGCGCCGCATGGCCCATTCAATACCTTGCTCGCCCTGGTCGCTTTTCTTCTTATTGGCACCGTACTGAAAGGGATTTTCCTTTCACTTAGCATGATGCTGGTCGCCCGCGCGACACAGTTGACAACGCTCGACCTGAAGCAGCAGCTATTCAAGAAATTGCTAGACGTCCGCCTCGGCAAAACACACATTTCAACCGGCGATTCAACTAGCCGTATGAATGGTGACGTTGCCTCGATCGGCGGTTCGCTCGAAATCTTGTTCGGCAAAACCGTTCGCGAACCGATCAAGATGATCGCCTGTTTAGCCGGTGCGGCGTACATTAACTGGCGACTGTTGATTCTGTCGCTGTTGATTGCTCCAGCGGCCGCTTTCGTCTTATATCGCTTAGCACGCACGATCAAAAACCTGAACCTTTCGCAGATCATGATCAACGCCCGCATCACCGGGTTCTTTATTCAGATCATGCATGGCTACTACGTGGTTAAGGCGTACGGCACCGAAGAATACGAACAAGCTCGCTTCGAGGCTAAATCGCGTCAGGCCTACTGGGAACAAGTTAAGATTCGGTTCTTCAACTCGATGGTCCGTGTCAACAACGAAGTCTTAGGGCTAGGTATGGTCTGCCTTTCGCTGATTGCAGGCGGCTACCTTGTGCTAAATCAAGAAACGCACATTTTTGGAATTCCGTTGGCAGACAAGCCGATGGAGTTAGGTTCGATCTTGGCATTTTACGCTTTGCTGGTCGGCTGCACCGATCCGCTGCGAAAACTGGGCGATGTGTTTGGCGCCATCCAAGCCGGCATTGCAAGTGCGGAACTTGTTTACCCACTACTGCAAATGGAAATGCCGATCGAAGACCCGAAAGATCCAGTTCCAATGTCCAGTGTTGGCCGCGATATCACACTGAAAGATGTGGAGTTCTGTTACACCGAAAACACACCGGTACTAAAGAAGCTGAACCTGAACATCGCACATGGCGAAGCGATTGCTATTGTTGGTCCCAACGGCTGCGGCAAGAGCACGATCATCAATTTGTTGATGCGGTTTTATGACCCTGATTCCGGTCAGGTACTGCTGGGTGGGACCGACTTGCGGCAATTTGCCCAACACGATCTTCGCTCGAAGATTGCATTGGTCACGCAGTCGACCGTGCTGTTCGACGAATCGATTCGCGAGAACATTCGTTATGGAAGCATGGATGCGACCGACGAACAGGTATTGGAAGCATCCAAATTGGCCTATGTCGATCAGTTCGTCCAAACACATATGTCTAACGGTTACGATACGATGTGTGGCGACCGCGGAACCAGCCTATCAGGCGGACAGCGTCAGCGAATCTCGATCGCTCGTGCTCTGCTGCGAAATCCTGACATTATCATAATGGACGAAGCGACCAGCCAGATTGACATGGAGAGCGAACGACTAATTCATGACAGTCTGAAAAACTGCATCGCAGGTCGAACAGCCATCTTGATCACACATCGCGCTAGTACACTGAAACTTGCCAGCCGTATTGTCGTGATGAACCACGGACAAATCGAAGCCACCGGTACGCACGAGCAGCTGATCGAAACAAGCAAGACCTATCGACGCCTCTACGTCGAGGACGACTCGGAAGCAGCGACCAATCGCCAATCTAAGAAGTCGGCGGCTTAG
- a CDS encoding sialate O-acetylesterase, whose amino-acid sequence MLNRLPTLLFFVLTFFVSSAAFGQEIADVYILSGQSNMAGSGRKAQLPSHWKQPVSNVRYWTGKEFVTFDPEKLHLNGPDRFGPEVGFIHTLGSLHPDQTFYIVKFALSGQPLHAGFNGGKWMGEEPGPNRATFYPGQSADDPNIGKHYQRLHEQFSAALSALTEAGKTPQLRGVAWMQGEADAKQEVSAKTYDQSIALLKRRIEEDCESTPVPFVMGEVLPHDPALERFTHRHEIRQSQQDADMRSGSARAITGVWNVPTDGIPLLADTVHYDTKGQLMLGTSFALGVLEADGMLKMLAEKANSDK is encoded by the coding sequence ATGCTGAATCGACTCCCTACCCTGCTTTTCTTCGTGTTGACGTTTTTCGTTTCCTCGGCAGCTTTCGGGCAAGAGATTGCTGATGTCTATATTCTCTCCGGCCAATCCAATATGGCGGGAAGTGGACGCAAAGCGCAGTTGCCGAGTCACTGGAAGCAGCCTGTTTCCAACGTTCGATACTGGACAGGAAAAGAATTCGTAACGTTCGATCCCGAAAAGCTTCACTTGAACGGCCCTGATCGGTTCGGGCCCGAGGTCGGCTTCATTCACACCCTTGGCTCGCTGCATCCAGACCAAACGTTTTACATCGTGAAATTCGCCCTCAGTGGTCAGCCACTGCATGCTGGATTCAATGGTGGAAAATGGATGGGTGAAGAACCAGGCCCTAACCGCGCCACTTTTTATCCCGGTCAATCGGCCGATGATCCGAACATTGGTAAGCATTACCAACGACTTCACGAACAGTTTTCCGCGGCACTGTCCGCGCTGACGGAAGCAGGCAAGACGCCCCAACTACGCGGTGTTGCCTGGATGCAAGGAGAAGCGGACGCCAAGCAAGAGGTTTCTGCGAAGACGTACGATCAGTCAATTGCACTACTCAAGCGTCGCATCGAAGAAGATTGCGAAAGCACGCCAGTTCCATTCGTCATGGGAGAGGTACTGCCACACGATCCCGCACTCGAGCGATTCACGCATCGACACGAAATTCGCCAATCGCAACAGGATGCTGATATGCGATCTGGTTCAGCACGGGCGATCACTGGCGTCTGGAACGTCCCCACGGATGGAATACCTCTGCTAGCAGATACGGTCCATTACGATACCAAGGGTCAGTTAATGCTGGGTACCTCCTTCGCACTGGGGGTTCTCGAGGCTGACGGAATGCTAAAGATGTTGGCCGAGAAGGCGAATTCTGACAAATGA
- a CDS encoding tetratricopeptide repeat protein, with protein MGNSPENQIPVDGGMAYYWKESERVFWIAVYVYVTVLIASAVPRAVSAESISRPATLAELSWAAEGNLPNERIGQAQQRLRDHLQWMEQHLPARWGRMGLKERGEWVFQSMHDQLLIGNYAEDQNLLSEALLGGDYNCVSATILYQVLADHAGLPTMAMQTRGHVWCRLLSRPELDIETTCPTWFLLEPHDQDQAPGIQAGDAARALTARGLAAKIPYNRASLAAAKEEYAQAIQLLDRALVLDPQDPAAMKNRVAILNNWAVRCVSQHDCDRALELLEQIEAQQGGETQVGENERRIVDTVIQQWCREGRFADAVRLAQWKPGESRHSVRSIYETWIEDAKSRGEWYEAKNVLHSAMTALSDDPLAVAQLKRQYRHLLPG; from the coding sequence TTGGGAAACTCTCCCGAGAACCAAATCCCGGTCGATGGTGGTATGGCTTACTACTGGAAGGAATCTGAACGCGTCTTTTGGATCGCCGTGTATGTCTATGTCACGGTCTTGATTGCGTCTGCCGTTCCTCGCGCAGTGTCTGCCGAATCGATTTCTCGCCCTGCCACATTAGCCGAACTAAGTTGGGCGGCCGAGGGGAATTTACCCAACGAACGCATCGGTCAAGCGCAACAGCGCCTTCGCGACCATCTCCAATGGATGGAACAGCACCTTCCCGCTCGTTGGGGACGTATGGGGCTGAAAGAGCGCGGTGAATGGGTTTTTCAGTCGATGCACGATCAGCTTCTGATTGGCAACTACGCTGAAGATCAGAACTTGCTCAGCGAGGCACTACTCGGTGGCGATTACAACTGTGTTTCGGCGACCATTCTCTATCAAGTCTTAGCAGATCACGCTGGATTGCCAACGATGGCAATGCAAACCCGGGGACACGTTTGGTGTCGGCTACTTTCTCGTCCGGAACTTGATATCGAGACAACTTGCCCGACGTGGTTCTTATTAGAGCCGCACGACCAAGATCAAGCTCCAGGGATCCAGGCCGGTGATGCTGCCCGCGCCCTGACAGCTCGCGGCTTGGCAGCCAAGATTCCATACAATCGAGCAAGCCTCGCTGCCGCCAAGGAAGAATACGCTCAAGCAATTCAATTGCTAGATCGAGCATTGGTTTTAGATCCGCAAGATCCTGCCGCGATGAAGAATCGTGTAGCGATCCTCAATAACTGGGCGGTTCGTTGTGTGAGCCAGCACGATTGCGATCGTGCGCTTGAACTGCTCGAACAAATTGAGGCCCAGCAGGGTGGGGAAACGCAGGTTGGTGAGAATGAACGCCGAATCGTGGATACTGTGATCCAGCAGTGGTGCCGGGAAGGTCGCTTCGCCGACGCCGTGCGTTTGGCGCAATGGAAACCGGGAGAGAGTCGGCATTCCGTTCGTTCCATTTATGAGACTTGGATTGAAGATGCCAAATCACGCGGGGAGTGGTACGAAGCTAAGAACGTTTTGCACTCCGCAATGACCGCTCTCAGCGACGATCCACTCGCTGTCGCCCAGCTTAAACGTCAATACCGTCACCTACTGCCCGGATAA
- a CDS encoding redoxin domain-containing protein, which translates to MNHPLRSNLIAVCLLGFFTLSSFARESKIEPQPIGKKIEQFELKDYRGKTYKLSDFADSKAVVLAFIGCECPVAKRYTVTLQKLAEEFKDDGVTILAIDANQHDSITEMAGFAKVHSLEIPFLKDLANRLADQVGARRTPEVILLDQSRTIQYRGRIDDHFLVGNVREGATRDDLKIALEEVLNGQQVTVPETDPVGCHIGRILEADESSEVTYSNQVARILQNRCVECHREGEIAPFALTDYDEVVGWSEMIAEVVEDQRMPPWHADPKYGHFSNDRSLSEQEKTTLLDWVEAGAPEGDPKQLPEPKTYVKGWSLPEKPDLILDITETGKAASVPAEGEVEYKYIRVDPGFEKDVWIKGAELRPGNLQVVHHILCFAIPPGTNMDRFQGGARSFLVGYVPGKIAENYPKGMAKRIPAKSTLIFQMHYTPNGSPQEDLSQLGLSFIDEKEVKYEIHTTSALQRRIDIPPGDGNHEEIADSPRSKDDNTVLLGFMPHMHLRGKSFRYMSVSPAGEKEILIDIPQYDFNWQTAYMLSQPRKMPKGSYIHAIAHYDNSKKNLFNPDPTKTVHWGDQTSDEMMIGYFDVAVPKNGNAPDPGIGLLVMGASQEDLADRSEKIVQRFDRNGDGIVQKAEVNLIGIGLFNKFDQNSDGEVTLEEVHDGLEGNVEILKALRSLR; encoded by the coding sequence GTGAACCATCCGCTTCGTAGCAACCTGATCGCCGTTTGCCTTCTCGGTTTCTTCACCCTTTCTTCATTCGCCCGCGAGTCGAAGATCGAACCGCAGCCGATCGGCAAAAAGATCGAGCAGTTCGAATTGAAGGATTACCGCGGAAAGACCTACAAGCTTTCCGACTTCGCCGACAGCAAGGCGGTTGTATTGGCTTTCATTGGCTGCGAGTGCCCTGTCGCCAAGCGGTACACGGTGACGCTGCAGAAATTGGCCGAAGAATTCAAGGACGACGGCGTCACGATTCTAGCGATCGACGCCAATCAGCATGACTCGATCACTGAGATGGCGGGGTTCGCTAAGGTGCACTCGCTGGAGATTCCCTTCTTGAAAGACCTAGCCAACCGATTGGCCGATCAGGTCGGAGCACGTCGCACGCCTGAGGTAATCTTGCTCGATCAAAGCCGTACCATTCAATACCGCGGACGAATCGACGATCACTTTCTCGTTGGCAATGTTCGCGAAGGGGCAACCCGCGATGATCTCAAGATAGCCCTTGAAGAGGTCCTGAACGGTCAACAGGTTACCGTCCCGGAAACCGATCCAGTCGGCTGCCACATTGGCCGTATCCTGGAAGCAGACGAATCGTCGGAAGTCACGTATTCAAACCAAGTCGCTCGAATCCTGCAAAACCGTTGTGTTGAATGTCACCGAGAAGGTGAGATCGCTCCCTTCGCCCTGACCGATTACGACGAAGTCGTTGGCTGGTCGGAGATGATCGCCGAAGTGGTGGAAGATCAACGGATGCCTCCCTGGCATGCCGATCCAAAGTATGGCCACTTCTCGAACGATCGCAGCTTGAGCGAGCAGGAGAAAACCACACTGCTCGATTGGGTCGAAGCTGGCGCGCCAGAAGGCGATCCCAAGCAATTGCCGGAACCCAAGACTTATGTAAAGGGTTGGTCGTTGCCTGAGAAGCCGGACCTGATTCTCGATATTACGGAAACGGGGAAAGCCGCGTCAGTTCCTGCCGAAGGAGAAGTCGAATACAAGTACATCAGAGTCGATCCGGGCTTCGAGAAAGATGTTTGGATCAAGGGCGCCGAGCTTCGCCCAGGTAATTTACAGGTCGTCCATCATATTCTTTGCTTCGCCATCCCTCCCGGAACCAATATGGATCGCTTCCAAGGCGGAGCGCGTAGCTTTCTCGTCGGCTACGTTCCCGGGAAGATCGCCGAGAACTACCCCAAAGGCATGGCGAAACGAATCCCAGCCAAGTCGACGCTGATCTTTCAGATGCATTACACGCCGAACGGATCCCCTCAGGAAGATCTCAGCCAGTTAGGGCTTTCCTTCATCGACGAGAAGGAAGTGAAGTATGAGATTCATACCACCAGCGCGCTACAGCGTCGAATCGATATTCCTCCGGGAGATGGCAACCACGAAGAAATCGCCGATTCGCCTCGCTCGAAAGATGACAATACCGTCCTACTGGGCTTCATGCCCCACATGCATCTGCGTGGTAAGTCGTTTCGCTATATGAGCGTTTCACCAGCCGGTGAGAAGGAAATCTTGATTGATATTCCTCAATACGATTTCAATTGGCAAACCGCGTATATGCTCTCGCAACCACGAAAGATGCCTAAGGGATCGTACATTCACGCCATCGCACACTACGACAACTCGAAAAAGAATCTCTTCAATCCCGATCCGACGAAAACGGTTCATTGGGGTGATCAAACGTCCGACGAGATGATGATCGGTTACTTTGATGTTGCCGTACCGAAAAACGGCAATGCGCCTGATCCAGGCATTGGCTTGTTGGTGATGGGCGCAAGCCAGGAAGATCTCGCTGATCGATCAGAAAAGATTGTCCAGCGGTTCGATCGAAATGGAGACGGAATTGTCCAAAAGGCCGAAGTTAACCTGATCGGAATCGGGCTCTTCAACAAGTTCGACCAGAACAGTGACGGGGAAGTCACTCTGGAAGAAGTCCATGACGGCCTGGAAGGCAACGTCGAGATTCTGAAAGCGCTACGCAGCCTCCGCTGA
- a CDS encoding polysaccharide biosynthesis/export family protein, with amino-acid sequence MRNTIFILCGLIGTFCVSSARAQYAQPGCDPRTKDILVGVDSTDPTCEGEPHWNARRPIPWQVFAQGEYVGPARTPHVPEYRLRVDDQIDFVFRLTRQETSQVYRLNVGDEIKIESLTDKQLDRDRVEVMPDGSITVMLLGQVQAARRSIQEVRDDLEKRYQKYYKVPSITVTPVKINTKLEDLRATVDSRAGVGGQQRSSRVTPEGTIQLPAIGSIPAQGLTLDELKREIDERYAREIEGIEVTPVLIQRAARYVYVLGEVPNPGRYELTGPTTAIQSVALAGGWKVGANLREIVVFRRAEDWRLVATKLDLKGALYGKRPAPSDEIWIRDADIVIVPKSPILWADEFIELVFTKGIYGVVPFQGVNISVNRLTTF; translated from the coding sequence ATGCGCAACACGATCTTCATCCTTTGTGGTCTGATAGGCACCTTCTGTGTTTCTTCAGCCCGTGCTCAATACGCTCAGCCAGGCTGCGATCCTCGGACTAAGGACATCCTCGTTGGTGTCGATTCGACCGATCCGACCTGCGAAGGCGAGCCACACTGGAACGCCCGACGGCCGATCCCTTGGCAAGTTTTCGCGCAAGGAGAATATGTCGGTCCCGCACGAACGCCGCATGTTCCCGAATATCGGTTGCGTGTCGATGACCAAATCGACTTCGTCTTTCGTTTGACGCGGCAAGAAACCTCGCAGGTTTACCGGTTGAATGTTGGGGACGAAATCAAAATCGAGTCACTAACTGACAAGCAGTTAGATCGCGACCGGGTCGAAGTCATGCCAGACGGTTCCATTACCGTCATGCTCTTAGGACAGGTCCAAGCTGCCCGTCGTAGCATTCAAGAAGTCCGTGATGATCTCGAGAAGAGATATCAGAAGTACTACAAAGTACCTTCGATCACTGTGACACCGGTGAAGATCAACACCAAGCTGGAAGACTTGCGAGCGACGGTCGATAGCCGCGCTGGTGTCGGTGGTCAGCAGCGGAGCAGTCGGGTTACCCCCGAGGGGACGATCCAACTGCCGGCAATCGGCAGCATTCCAGCCCAAGGCCTGACGTTGGACGAGCTCAAACGCGAAATCGACGAACGATACGCCCGAGAGATCGAAGGCATTGAAGTCACTCCGGTTTTGATCCAACGAGCGGCTCGTTACGTCTATGTGCTGGGAGAAGTCCCGAACCCAGGTCGGTACGAGTTAACCGGTCCGACTACGGCCATTCAAAGTGTGGCACTGGCTGGGGGATGGAAAGTTGGGGCGAACCTGCGAGAAATCGTCGTCTTCCGCCGTGCCGAAGATTGGCGTTTGGTCGCAACCAAGCTCGATCTCAAGGGTGCATTGTACGGCAAACGCCCTGCTCCCTCGGACGAGATTTGGATCCGCGACGCGGACATCGTGATCGTCCCCAAAAGCCCGATCTTATGGGCGGATGAATTCATCGAACTGGTATTCACCAAAGGGATTTACGGCGTCGTCCCCTTCCAGGGGGTTAACATCAGTGTGAACCGGTTGACCACTTTCTAA
- a CDS encoding tetratricopeptide repeat protein, whose translation MDRLLPPTRRVAIALTLTAVAVIGCQRSSEIANHSEKASTRAPAPHLFHAPEDVRPMAQLAAHLSISETHENIVANPHVRPHRIPPVTPEASQKDESPLETVRFPIKIERSTQPEQSTKPQQKAHTDEVPERLPATPPAQFNTAQVPLALNPSSPADTQAQPQQQVEEVQPHLVDLDLPDLLEPQHEASSSSERNGPQQSPAPSKTIEPNYLRDLPPAGRFTQNNESPTPTIEKQLPSVTGPPASFISLAPASSKRNPALIPNRQVIEDLEGPGLSVPAPTQPILPAPQRELPPRKSAPEINHALIAVRGRMNSLVDHGLVLAQRGAYYSSRAEFIQALRLATQTLDTAEKTHRHSDALAEAVAALDEAGDFIPQGARLEANVDLDLVVSSHRTPVLKGQNLQYETTLTATQKYFSFAQEKLIIACGNLPETSRALVGLGRIQEYLYGSTGDNRTLIGPRSIALFQTALAVDQNNFEAANELGVLLARYGQFDEAKQALLQGVQSSPRPEIWQNLASIHETLGETEMARRAQQEAEMAQQYAQLNGDLNAVRWVTPEEMARHGQAADVNLQQSAPSANIPPIAQRRSQQSTR comes from the coding sequence ATGGATCGACTTCTGCCCCCAACTCGGCGTGTTGCGATTGCGTTGACCTTAACGGCTGTAGCTGTTATCGGGTGTCAACGTAGTTCGGAAATCGCCAACCATTCCGAGAAAGCCTCCACACGAGCTCCAGCGCCTCACCTCTTTCATGCGCCGGAAGATGTCCGCCCGATGGCGCAATTGGCTGCTCATCTCTCGATTAGCGAAACGCACGAGAACATCGTGGCCAATCCTCACGTCCGACCACATCGCATTCCGCCAGTCACGCCTGAGGCATCGCAGAAAGACGAATCGCCGCTCGAAACAGTTCGCTTTCCAATAAAGATCGAACGATCCACGCAACCGGAACAATCGACAAAACCACAACAGAAAGCGCATACGGACGAAGTTCCAGAGCGACTCCCCGCGACCCCGCCAGCACAGTTCAATACCGCGCAAGTGCCACTCGCGTTGAATCCCTCCTCGCCTGCAGATACTCAAGCTCAACCGCAGCAGCAAGTGGAGGAAGTTCAACCGCATCTTGTTGACTTGGATCTACCTGATCTGCTGGAACCTCAACATGAGGCATCTTCCAGTTCCGAACGAAATGGTCCTCAGCAATCTCCCGCACCAAGCAAGACGATCGAACCGAACTATCTGCGAGATTTACCACCTGCTGGTCGCTTCACACAGAACAACGAATCACCAACCCCGACGATTGAAAAACAGCTGCCGTCCGTCACCGGACCACCTGCCTCGTTCATCAGCCTGGCTCCTGCTTCGTCCAAACGAAATCCGGCACTAATTCCTAACCGGCAAGTCATCGAGGATCTCGAAGGCCCTGGATTATCGGTTCCCGCACCAACACAGCCGATTCTGCCGGCACCGCAGCGAGAGTTACCACCACGAAAGTCGGCACCCGAAATCAACCACGCGTTGATCGCGGTACGCGGCCGCATGAACTCGCTGGTCGATCATGGTCTGGTACTTGCCCAACGAGGTGCCTACTACTCGTCGCGAGCTGAGTTCATTCAAGCATTACGCCTGGCGACGCAAACCTTGGATACGGCGGAGAAAACACACCGCCATAGCGATGCCTTGGCCGAAGCGGTGGCAGCACTCGACGAAGCGGGCGATTTCATCCCGCAAGGGGCTCGCCTGGAGGCGAACGTCGACCTCGACCTGGTCGTTAGTTCGCATCGGACTCCGGTGCTCAAAGGACAAAACCTACAGTACGAAACGACGCTAACGGCGACGCAGAAGTATTTTTCGTTTGCCCAAGAGAAATTGATCATCGCTTGCGGCAACCTTCCTGAAACTTCCCGCGCTCTCGTCGGGCTGGGACGCATTCAGGAATACCTTTACGGCTCTACGGGAGACAATCGCACTCTGATCGGCCCTCGTTCGATTGCTCTATTCCAAACCGCTTTGGCGGTCGATCAAAACAACTTCGAAGCTGCCAACGAACTTGGCGTCCTCCTGGCACGATATGGTCAATTTGACGAAGCGAAGCAGGCACTTCTGCAAGGTGTTCAATCGTCGCCACGTCCAGAAATCTGGCAAAATCTGGCATCAATTCATGAAACCCTCGGCGAAACCGAGATGGCACGTCGTGCTCAGCAAGAAGCGGAGATGGCTCAGCAATATGCACAATTGAACGGTGACCTGAACGCCGTCCGCTGGGTGACTCCAGAGGAAATGGCACGGCACGGACAAGCCGCCGACGTCAACCTGCAGCAATCGGCACCTTCGGCGAACATCCCGCCGATCGCTCAGCGTCGCTCTCAGCAATCGACTCGATAG